In Nicotiana tabacum cultivar K326 chromosome 2, ASM71507v2, whole genome shotgun sequence, the following proteins share a genomic window:
- the LOC107769799 gene encoding putative homeobox-leucine zipper protein ATHB-51 has translation MDWNGNLRSFVSRPAPPDNSFNFLYSYNYDQYPGMEMKHAMQTPHSGVLPTMDKLNDNFAMNQLDKKKRLTSDQLESLENSFQEEIKLDPERKIKLAKELGLQPRQIAVWFQNRRARWKSKQLERLYDSLKQDYDLVSREKQKLQNEVLALRAILKEQATKKQVNSTVYTEISGEETVESTSMPSSNKTRGISTSNHQNNNMAECSYVFNVNNVEGFNPVMPPYWV, from the exons ATGGACTGGAATGGGAATCTTAGATCCTTTGTTTCTCGACCTGCTCCTCCcgataattctttcaatttcctctACAGCTACAATTATGACCAATATCCAG GTATGGAAATGAAGCATGCAATGCAAACACCACATAGTGGAGTGCTCCCAACAATGGACAAGTTGAACGACAACTTTGCAATGAATCAGTTGGATAAGAAGAAAAGATTGACAAGTGATCAGTTAGAGTCACTTGAAAACAGTTTTCAAGAAGAGATAAAACTTGACCCTGAAAGGAAAATTAAACTAGCTAAAGAACTTGGGTTGCAGCCTCGTCAAATTGCAGTTTGGTTTCAAAATAGGAGAGCTAGATGGAAGTCTAAGCAACTCGAACGCCTATACGATTCTCTTAAACAAGACTATGATTTAGTTTCTAGggaaaaacaaaagcttcaaaatGAG GTGTTGGCATTAAGAGCAATTTTGAAGGAACAAGCTACAAAGAAACAAGTTAATTCCACAGTATACACTGAAATATCAGGTGAAGAGACAGTGGAAAGCACATCAATGCCAAGTTCAAACAAGACAAGAGGAATTAGTACAAGTAACCATCAGAATAATAATATGGCTGAATGTAGCTATGTTTTCAACGTTAATAATGTAGAAGGGTTTAATCCAGTGATGCCACCATATTGGGTTTAA